In one window of Cytophagaceae bacterium ABcell3 DNA:
- a CDS encoding alkaline phosphatase family protein yields the protein MRKLAVLNIVGLSNSIIGKNTPFIKSRIEQGALSYIKPAFPAVTCSAQTTYLTGKSPDEHGIVGNGWYFKDECEIKFWKQSDKLVKTPRIWDVVRKEHPEFTCANLFWWYNMYSSADFSATPRPQYPADGRKIPDIYTQPAGLRDKLQKALGTFPLFNFWGPKAGIKSSRWIAESAIYVDRLYKSDLSLVYLPHLDYCLQKFGPDEENISKELKEIDDLVQYLTTYFEQHGTDVLILSEYGISPVDRPVAINRVLREKGLITVREEQGRELLDAGASKAFAVADHQVAHVYVNDNSVKDEVKQLLANIEGVGDVLAGDERMKYNCIHDRAGDFIVVADSRSWFTYYYWLDDDHAPDFARTVDIHRKPGYDPVEMFIDPDLKFPTLEVASKLAKKKMGFRSLMDVIPLKPELVKGSHGRIPEDQKYYPVVISSQKEHLSEKMVSAESIFDIILKHLQ from the coding sequence ATGCGTAAACTTGCAGTTCTAAATATTGTAGGACTTAGTAATTCAATTATTGGAAAAAATACCCCTTTTATTAAATCAAGAATTGAGCAAGGGGCTCTTAGTTATATAAAACCTGCTTTTCCGGCAGTTACTTGCAGCGCTCAGACCACTTATCTTACAGGCAAGTCCCCTGACGAGCATGGTATAGTGGGGAATGGTTGGTATTTTAAAGATGAGTGTGAAATTAAGTTTTGGAAGCAATCTGATAAACTGGTAAAAACGCCAAGAATTTGGGATGTTGTGCGTAAAGAGCATCCTGAATTTACCTGTGCAAACCTTTTTTGGTGGTATAACATGTACTCCTCTGCGGATTTTTCAGCAACGCCACGGCCTCAATACCCCGCAGATGGTAGAAAAATCCCTGATATTTATACTCAGCCAGCAGGCCTTAGGGACAAGCTTCAAAAAGCTTTGGGTACTTTTCCTCTATTTAACTTTTGGGGACCCAAAGCCGGTATCAAGTCTAGTCGCTGGATAGCGGAGTCGGCTATTTATGTAGACCGGCTTTACAAATCCGACCTCTCTTTGGTGTATTTGCCGCATTTGGACTACTGTCTTCAAAAATTCGGGCCTGACGAAGAGAATATATCCAAAGAGTTAAAAGAAATAGATGATTTAGTACAGTATCTGACTACTTACTTCGAGCAGCATGGAACCGATGTGCTGATTCTATCAGAATATGGGATCAGCCCTGTAGATCGACCTGTTGCAATAAATAGGGTGCTTAGGGAAAAAGGGCTTATCACTGTGCGGGAGGAGCAAGGCAGGGAGCTTTTAGATGCTGGTGCCAGCAAAGCCTTTGCTGTGGCAGACCATCAGGTGGCTCATGTGTATGTCAATGATAATTCTGTGAAGGATGAGGTGAAGCAATTGTTGGCAAATATAGAAGGGGTTGGAGATGTATTGGCGGGGGATGAAAGAATGAAATACAACTGCATTCATGATAGGGCAGGTGACTTTATTGTTGTTGCTGATTCCCGCTCTTGGTTTACCTATTATTATTGGTTAGATGATGATCATGCACCTGATTTTGCTAGAACCGTAGACATTCACCGAAAGCCTGGTTATGATCCTGTAGAAATGTTCATAGATCCGGATTTGAAGTTTCCTACCTTGGAAGTGGCAAGCAAGCTTGCAAAAAAGAAAATGGGCTTCCGTTCTTTAATGGATGTCATCCCGTTAAAACCAGAATTGGTAAAAGGATCTCAC
- a CDS encoding 3-dehydroquinate synthase — protein MNCIQQHFSVFYTHKVHFTYNLFHPENRLFLDVLSGCGEKEESKILFVIDRSVTQSHPLLEGNIMKYFNIRKPKATLVGQPLIVEGGEVAKNNKNILDKVLDRIEANGLCRHSYLAVIGGGAVLDMAGFAASIAHRGIKLIRIPTTVLSQNDSGVGVKNGINAYGKKNFLGTFCPPTAVVNDLMFLESLEERDFRAGISEAIKVALLKDVDFYRFIEANCDRLINRDPEIIKILIYRCAELHMDHIASGDPFELGSSRPLDFGHWAAHKLEQLSNNNIKHGEAVAAGLALDCTYSMLDNMLDEESWQKILLLLKRLGFQLFYSEMECEIGHSELMEGLEEFREHLGGQLTVMLLEEIGKGKEVHHIDKRKVMKAMEVLMDFEMVYSGNLICQI, from the coding sequence ATGAATTGTATACAGCAACATTTTTCCGTATTCTATACACATAAAGTTCATTTTACTTATAACCTGTTTCACCCAGAAAACAGACTTTTTTTGGATGTTCTTTCGGGTTGTGGCGAAAAAGAAGAAAGTAAAATACTTTTTGTTATTGATAGAAGTGTTACCCAGAGCCATCCATTGCTGGAAGGTAACATAATGAAATATTTTAATATCCGTAAGCCTAAGGCCACACTGGTAGGCCAGCCCTTAATTGTAGAAGGGGGAGAAGTAGCCAAAAATAATAAAAACATTCTTGATAAGGTGTTAGACAGGATTGAGGCCAACGGACTTTGCCGTCATTCCTACCTTGCTGTAATAGGCGGGGGCGCGGTTTTGGATATGGCTGGTTTTGCCGCATCTATAGCGCATCGTGGAATCAAACTTATTAGGATACCTACTACTGTACTTTCTCAAAATGATTCTGGGGTTGGGGTAAAGAATGGTATCAACGCCTACGGCAAAAAGAATTTTTTAGGGACGTTTTGCCCGCCAACAGCTGTAGTAAACGACCTGATGTTTTTGGAAAGCCTAGAAGAGAGGGATTTCAGGGCAGGTATATCCGAAGCTATAAAAGTAGCATTGTTAAAAGATGTTGATTTTTATAGGTTTATAGAAGCCAATTGTGACAGGTTGATAAACAGGGATCCTGAAATCATTAAAATCCTGATTTATCGCTGTGCAGAACTCCACATGGACCATATAGCTAGCGGAGATCCATTTGAATTGGGTTCTTCCCGTCCATTGGACTTTGGGCACTGGGCTGCCCATAAACTTGAGCAGTTGAGCAATAACAATATCAAACATGGAGAAGCTGTTGCCGCTGGCCTTGCGCTTGACTGTACTTACTCTATGTTGGATAACATGCTTGACGAGGAAAGCTGGCAAAAGATCTTGTTGTTGCTAAAGCGTTTAGGATTTCAGCTTTTTTATTCTGAAATGGAGTGCGAAATCGGCCATAGTGAACTTATGGAAGGCCTGGAAGAATTTAGAGAGCACTTGGGCGGTCAACTAACAGTAATGCTGTTGGAAGAAATAGGAAAAGGTAAAGAAGTTCACCACATAGATAAAAGGAAGGTGATGAAAGCGATGGAAGTGCTGATGGACTTTGAAATGGTTTATTCAGGAAACTTAATCTGTCAGATATGA
- the eboE gene encoding metabolite traffic protein EboE, with amino-acid sequence MKVGSCHLSYCSNVHPADSWDETFAKLKQHTLAIAGKIAIAKPFGIGLRLSGRASEELLLHNNLKEFRQWLLNNNLYVFTINGFPYGEFHRKEVKDLVHKPDWTSQKRVNYTLRLARILAALLPEDTEGSISTSPVSYRLWFLRPEQNKVLVQGAENMALVASELYNIYLDTGKKVHIAIEPEPDGLIENSHELVLFFEKYLLKHGVKTLQKEGCSGRKAEEIIKDHIRVCFDVCHFALAYEEPRDTFRKLKSHGIKIGKVQISSALHIKLPQINERKQLLVDLKAFADPVYLHQVVVKNNRGKLEKYPDLPLAMEAIMDPEAEEWRVHFHVPVFTESYKRFGSTRKYILDTLCLCKKYRICDHLEVETYTRDVLPEDIRPDIDEMILKELQWVEKQLTGKKEKVNA; translated from the coding sequence ATGAAAGTAGGTAGTTGCCACTTGTCATATTGTTCAAATGTTCATCCTGCAGATTCGTGGGATGAAACATTTGCCAAACTTAAACAACATACACTAGCGATTGCAGGAAAAATTGCGATTGCTAAACCTTTTGGTATAGGGCTAAGGCTGTCAGGCAGGGCTAGTGAAGAGCTATTGCTTCATAATAATTTAAAGGAGTTCCGTCAGTGGTTGTTAAACAATAATTTATATGTTTTTACTATCAATGGGTTCCCATATGGGGAGTTTCACCGGAAAGAAGTAAAAGACTTAGTTCATAAGCCAGACTGGACTTCTCAGAAGAGGGTAAACTATACCCTCCGCCTTGCAAGAATTCTGGCTGCTCTTTTGCCTGAAGATACTGAAGGTAGTATCTCAACCTCGCCCGTTTCTTACCGGCTTTGGTTTTTGCGTCCTGAACAAAACAAGGTGCTGGTACAAGGTGCTGAAAATATGGCTTTAGTCGCTTCCGAACTTTATAATATTTATTTAGATACTGGCAAAAAAGTTCATATAGCTATTGAGCCTGAACCTGATGGTTTAATAGAGAATTCTCATGAGCTGGTGCTATTTTTTGAAAAGTACTTGCTAAAACATGGTGTCAAGACTTTACAAAAAGAAGGTTGTAGCGGAAGAAAAGCCGAAGAAATAATTAAAGATCACATCCGGGTCTGTTTTGATGTGTGCCATTTTGCCTTGGCTTATGAAGAACCTAGGGATACATTTAGGAAATTGAAAAGTCATGGTATAAAAATAGGAAAAGTCCAGATCAGCTCTGCTTTACATATCAAGCTCCCTCAAATAAACGAGCGAAAGCAGTTGTTGGTAGACCTTAAAGCTTTTGCTGATCCGGTTTATCTTCATCAGGTAGTGGTAAAAAATAATAGAGGCAAGTTAGAAAAATACCCCGATCTCCCATTGGCAATGGAGGCTATTATGGATCCTGAAGCTGAAGAGTGGAGGGTACACTTTCATGTCCCTGTCTTTACAGAAAGCTACAAGAGGTTTGGTTCCACCCGAAAATACATTTTAGATACATTGTGCCTTTGTAAAAAATATAGAATTTGTGACCATTTAGAGGTAGAGACATATACCAGGGATGTGTTACCGGAAGATATCCGCCCTGATATTGATGAAATGATTCTGAAAGAGCTACAATGGGTAGAAAAACAGTTGACAGGAAAAAAAGAAAAGGTAAATGCGTAA